A stretch of the Deinococcus sp. Leaf326 genome encodes the following:
- a CDS encoding YdcF family protein, with protein sequence MAVLAALLGEVRAPAPLLLGVILLCGALGAWRPTRLLLGWGAGLLAAAVALCLLTPVLRGPLNALTVSQLPVRADAVVVLGAGVQCGAGTLEATSLTRLVRGLELWRAGYAPTVTVSQQSGLIGPHECAKMSDLERAHIAALYPAGGPEVLTLRTVTTTRDEAARVGAYARERGWRRVLIVTSPWHARRTQALFRAQGVDAVSVPAPESRFDYGLLYPHDRLAALRVLLYEGLSRVKFAVGGTPERGK encoded by the coding sequence CTGGCCGTGCTGGCAGCGCTGCTAGGTGAGGTGCGGGCGCCCGCACCGCTGCTGCTGGGGGTGATCCTGCTGTGCGGGGCGCTGGGGGCGTGGCGGCCCACCCGGCTGCTGCTGGGCTGGGGTGCTGGGCTACTGGCAGCGGCGGTGGCCCTGTGCCTCCTGACGCCGGTCCTGCGCGGGCCGCTGAACGCCCTGACCGTCTCTCAGCTACCCGTGCGCGCCGACGCCGTCGTGGTGCTGGGGGCCGGGGTGCAGTGCGGGGCGGGCACCCTGGAGGCGACCAGCCTGACGCGGCTCGTGCGCGGGCTGGAGCTGTGGCGGGCTGGGTACGCCCCCACTGTGACCGTCTCGCAGCAGTCGGGCCTGATTGGGCCGCACGAGTGCGCCAAAATGAGCGACCTGGAACGCGCGCACATCGCTGCCCTGTACCCGGCAGGCGGCCCCGAGGTCCTGACCCTGCGGACGGTCACCACGACCCGCGACGAGGCCGCGCGGGTGGGGGCCTACGCCCGTGAGCGGGGCTGGCGGCGGGTCCTGATCGTCACGTCGCCTTGGCACGCGCGGCGCACGCAGGCGCTGTTCCGGGCGCAGGGGGTGGACGCCGTGAGCGTGCCCGCGCCCGAGAGCCGGTTCGACTACGGCCTGCTGTATCCGCACGACCGGCTCGCCGCGCTGCGGGTGCTGCTCTACGAGGGGCTGTCGCGGGTGAAGTTCGCGGTGGGGGGGACGCCGGAGCGGGGGAAGTAG